Genomic window (Deltaproteobacteria bacterium):
AGTTCCGGTTCCAGACCTTCGGGTGTGGTCAATCCCAAGGCAATTGCTTCAATGAAAGAAGTGGGATATGATCTTTCTGCCCATAAATCGATCTCACTGGATGGAATACCGAAAATTGAATATGAATATGCCATTACCATGGGTTGTGGTGATGAATGCCCAATGGTGAAGGCAAAAAACAGAGAAGACTGGGGGATTCCTGATCCCAAACATATGGAACGGGAAGAGTTTGCCGGGGTGAGAGACCTTATTGAAGATAAAGTTAAGGAGCTGTTGAGAAGAATCTAAAGGCTCTTATCATTTCGAACATGGTGAGAAATCTTGAAGCACTATCATAAGTATTGAAATAAAGATTTCTCCCTGCCGTCGAAATGACAGTTTATCGCTTAGAAGCTATTGAAAAGTTTGTGTCAAAAGTTTTGTCAGATGAGGCGACAGAGGAGGGGAAATGCCTAATAAACATATCGTCAAACAGTTTGAAGAAGAATTAAATGAAATCAAGGAGAAAGTCATTCGTCTTGGCGGCATAGTGGAGAAGCAGATTGCCGATGCCATAAAATCCCTTGTAGACCGGGAAAGCCCGCTGGCAGAAAAGGTCATTGAAAAGGACCATGTCGTCAATGGCCTTGAAGTCGATATTGATGAACTCTGTCTCAAGGTTCTCGCCACAAGACAGCCGGCCGCTTCCGACCTTCGTCTTATTACGACGGCCATCAAGATTATTATGGACCTGGAAAGGATAGGTGATGAGGCTGTTAATATATCGGAACGTGCTGTCGAGCTAAACAGGGAGCAGCCCCTAAAACCTTTTATCGATCTTCCGAGAATGGCCGAGGCGTCACAGAAAATGCTCAAAGACAGCCTCGATGCATTTGTTAATGGTGATACGAATCTGGCCGCCAAAGTACTTGCTGAAGATGACTTCGTCGATGATCTTTATAAACAGATAGTGAGGGAACTCCTCTCTTTTATGAGGGAAGACCCACAAACCATTACAAGAGCGATGAAGGTTATGTTTATTGCAAAATACCTCGAACGAATCGGGGACCATGCAACCAACATTGCTGAAGTGGTTATATTTATGGTTAAAGGGAAGGTGGTTCGCCACATGGCGCCTGAGTAAGTAGTTTTTTTGTCATTCCCGCGGGAATCCAAAAAGCACAGTAAATTAATATTTATTTTTAGTTTTATTGCAGAGTCTCTATCTGGAACCCCGCCTTCACTCCA
Coding sequences:
- a CDS encoding arsenate reductase ArsC; its protein translation is MKNILFVCVENSCRSQMAEAFVKMHGEGVVHVYSSGSRPSGVVNPKAIASMKEVGYDLSAHKSISLDGIPKIEYEYAITMGCGDECPMVKAKNREDWGIPDPKHMEREEFAGVRDLIEDKVKELLRRI
- the phoU gene encoding phosphate signaling complex protein PhoU — its product is MPNKHIVKQFEEELNEIKEKVIRLGGIVEKQIADAIKSLVDRESPLAEKVIEKDHVVNGLEVDIDELCLKVLATRQPAASDLRLITTAIKIIMDLERIGDEAVNISERAVELNREQPLKPFIDLPRMAEASQKMLKDSLDAFVNGDTNLAAKVLAEDDFVDDLYKQIVRELLSFMREDPQTITRAMKVMFIAKYLERIGDHATNIAEVVIFMVKGKVVRHMAPE